One genomic segment of Kocuria rhizophila DC2201 includes these proteins:
- a CDS encoding TadE/TadG family type IV pilus assembly protein: MRSTASPACEDTRGLDAGSAVAEYVMVLALALVLFGMILQLGFTLHVRNTLIDAAAAGARYASLADRTDEDGAQRTRGIITDTVGTAYAQDVSVTRTSVGRLPAVEVRVVAPLPVVATLGPPASLEVSGHAVDMDA, encoded by the coding sequence ATGCGATCAACCGCGTCTCCGGCCTGTGAGGACACCCGGGGCCTGGATGCCGGCAGCGCGGTGGCGGAGTACGTCATGGTTCTGGCGCTCGCGCTCGTGCTGTTCGGGATGATCCTCCAGCTCGGCTTCACCCTGCACGTGCGCAACACGCTGATCGACGCCGCAGCGGCCGGGGCCCGGTACGCGAGCCTCGCGGACCGCACCGACGAGGACGGCGCACAGCGCACGCGGGGGATCATCACGGACACCGTGGGCACCGCCTATGCGCAGGACGTCTCGGTGACCCGCACGAGTGTGGGGAGGCTGCCCGCAGTGGAGGTTCGTGTGGTGGCACCGTTGCCGGTGGTGGCCACGCTGGGGCCGCCCGCCTCCCTGGAGGTGAGCGGGCATGCAGTGGACATGGACGCGTGA
- a CDS encoding bifunctional DNA primase/polymerase yields the protein MTAKKNPPAGNQGASKNDLPNHHQSTRDHLYALAIHGFHLLPLIPGEKRPAITDWEKRATVDPAQLDRWPKGAGVGIACGRSGLVVIDCDSHGSTPPPEWDRPGIRDGVDVFADLWSRHSPNVSMFDTFTVTTPSGGLHLYFRAPVGSRIRNRTGVEWQVDVRAHGGYACGPGTNLKQGTYTPAGDPGKLLPLPQWLHDMLAPQEPAQRRPMPVAPPTRSQADRRVAGLLRTVSTAPEGQRNSTLNWAAWQLAQDGLLTQEYATALLHAAETAGLPQAEAIRTIRSAATPRGASTRGGAAA from the coding sequence ATGACGGCAAAAAAGAACCCCCCGGCGGGCAACCAGGGGGCCTCGAAGAACGATCTTCCGAACCACCACCAGTCTACCCGCGATCACCTTTACGCGCTCGCGATTCACGGCTTCCACCTGTTGCCGTTGATCCCGGGTGAGAAGCGGCCGGCGATCACGGACTGGGAGAAGCGGGCCACCGTGGACCCCGCCCAGCTCGACCGGTGGCCGAAGGGTGCCGGCGTGGGTATCGCGTGCGGCCGCTCCGGGCTGGTGGTGATCGACTGTGATTCCCATGGTTCCACCCCTCCGCCTGAGTGGGACCGGCCCGGGATCCGTGACGGGGTGGACGTGTTCGCGGACCTCTGGTCCCGCCACTCCCCCAACGTGTCCATGTTCGACACGTTCACTGTGACCACACCGAGCGGAGGGCTGCACCTGTACTTCCGCGCCCCGGTTGGCTCACGGATCCGAAACCGCACCGGAGTGGAATGGCAGGTCGATGTCCGCGCCCACGGTGGCTACGCGTGCGGGCCCGGAACCAACCTCAAGCAAGGCACCTACACGCCAGCAGGAGACCCTGGGAAGCTCCTACCCCTCCCCCAGTGGCTTCACGACATGCTGGCCCCGCAGGAGCCCGCACAGCGCCGCCCCATGCCCGTGGCCCCCCCCACACGTTCGCAGGCGGACCGTCGTGTGGCCGGGTTGCTCCGCACTGTGTCCACCGCTCCCGAGGGGCAGCGGAACAGCACTCTGAATTGGGCGGCGTGGCAGCTCGCGCAAGACGGGCTGCTGACACAGGAGTACGCCACCGCTCTGCTCCACGCCGCCGAAACAGCCGGTCTTCCCCAGGCCGAGGCCATCAGAACCATCCGATCAGCAGCCACCCCAAGGGGCGCCAGCACCCGAGGGGGCGCAGCAGCATGA
- a CDS encoding recombinase family protein: MTTPQLHVIGYVRVSTSKQDIGPEVQIAALRAEAHRLGWELDLRRENAASAKTLKNRPVLAQALADLKAGKADALAVSKLDRLSRSVADFAGLLETATRQHWALICLDLGIDTSTITGAAMAQVTCTFAEMERKKIAERTRDGMAKIKATTGKHMGRASVLSQPTVDRIHRERAAGLSYAKIAAALNDEDVPTATGRTWHASTVRQVLTR; this comes from the coding sequence ATGACCACCCCCCAGCTGCACGTCATCGGCTACGTCCGCGTCTCCACCAGCAAGCAGGATATTGGCCCTGAGGTGCAGATCGCCGCCCTCCGAGCCGAAGCGCACCGGCTGGGCTGGGAGCTCGACCTGCGACGCGAGAACGCGGCGAGCGCCAAGACACTCAAGAACCGCCCAGTGCTCGCCCAAGCCCTCGCGGACCTCAAAGCCGGGAAGGCTGACGCGCTCGCCGTGTCCAAGCTCGACCGACTCTCCCGCTCCGTGGCGGACTTCGCTGGCCTGCTCGAGACAGCCACCCGCCAGCACTGGGCGTTGATCTGCTTGGACCTGGGGATCGACACGTCCACCATCACTGGCGCCGCCATGGCACAGGTCACCTGCACGTTCGCGGAGATGGAGCGGAAGAAGATCGCCGAGCGCACCCGTGACGGCATGGCCAAGATCAAAGCCACCACCGGCAAACACATGGGCCGGGCCTCCGTACTCTCCCAGCCCACCGTGGACCGGATCCACCGCGAGCGAGCCGCCGGCCTTTCATACGCCAAGATCGCCGCGGCCCTGAACGACGAAGACGTCCCCACCGCCACCGGGCGCACCTGGCACGCCTCCACTGTGCGACAGGTGCTGACCAGGTGA
- a CDS encoding ATP-binding protein, with translation MTVEPFADFPESAEFKEPDPAVARERMVINEMERMQIREEARRRIAAESSTVSELPALSTLADRLAAPRTRPRWRIQDMWPAGGRINLVGAPKAGKTTMTTNVVRALVDGGQFLGKYTTEAVPDCEGPAVVVFDFEMTEDMLLDWYEDAGITNTHKVETVLLNGLGSGFDFTNPAVRAELVNRYGGAHTYILDPVGPLLASLGLDENSNSDVQRLLTAWDEFVRELGGQESMVTMHAGHNGERARGASAFLGSCSAVWTLMREGEEPGAPRFLKTMGRIEGMPKTRLAVQGRTLTILGHLTPEKIADAKGEQILDYLATVCVWQGRDRIRSKVGGSQPTVTQALRELVDSEQVLHDNKKGYGLPHWSS, from the coding sequence ATGACCGTAGAACCATTCGCCGACTTCCCGGAGAGCGCCGAGTTCAAAGAGCCGGACCCGGCCGTTGCCCGCGAACGCATGGTCATCAACGAGATGGAGCGCATGCAGATCCGCGAGGAGGCGCGCCGACGGATCGCGGCCGAGTCCTCCACAGTCTCGGAACTCCCGGCCCTGTCCACCCTCGCGGACCGGCTCGCAGCGCCCCGCACGCGTCCCCGCTGGCGAATCCAAGACATGTGGCCCGCCGGGGGGCGCATCAACCTTGTAGGGGCGCCCAAGGCCGGCAAGACCACCATGACCACCAACGTGGTCCGGGCACTAGTGGACGGCGGGCAGTTCCTCGGGAAGTACACCACCGAGGCCGTCCCCGACTGCGAGGGCCCCGCGGTCGTCGTGTTCGACTTCGAGATGACCGAGGACATGCTCCTGGACTGGTACGAGGACGCTGGGATCACCAACACCCACAAGGTGGAGACCGTGCTGCTCAACGGGCTGGGCTCCGGGTTCGACTTCACCAACCCAGCTGTGCGCGCCGAGCTGGTGAACCGGTACGGCGGCGCCCACACGTACATCCTCGACCCCGTGGGGCCGCTGCTGGCTTCGCTCGGGCTGGACGAGAACTCCAACAGCGACGTGCAGCGGCTGCTCACGGCCTGGGACGAGTTCGTGCGGGAGCTCGGCGGTCAGGAATCCATGGTCACGATGCACGCCGGGCACAACGGCGAGCGCGCCCGTGGTGCCTCCGCGTTCCTCGGGTCCTGCTCTGCAGTGTGGACGCTGATGCGCGAGGGAGAAGAACCAGGCGCGCCCCGGTTCCTCAAGACCATGGGGCGGATCGAGGGCATGCCCAAGACCCGGTTGGCGGTACAGGGACGGACCCTCACCATCCTGGGGCACCTCACCCCCGAGAAGATCGCAGATGCCAAGGGGGAGCAGATCCTCGACTACCTCGCCACCGTCTGCGTATGGCAGGGGCGGGACCGCATCCGCAGCAAGGTCGGAGGATCCCAGCCAACCGTCACTCAGGCGCTAAGAGAGCTTGTCGATTCCGAGCAGGTTCTCCACGACAACAAGAAGGGCTACGGCCTCCCTCACTGGTCGTCCTGA
- a CDS encoding ribbon-helix-helix domain-containing protein — MSTPHLQRLVVAMPPDMIRRVDTLRSLTGTSRAGFIRLAVADYLRPLGGTTHDAQP; from the coding sequence GTGAGCACACCCCACCTGCAGCGCCTCGTGGTGGCCATGCCCCCGGACATGATCCGCCGAGTGGACACCCTGCGCTCGCTGACCGGCACCAGCCGCGCCGGGTTCATCCGGCTCGCTGTGGCCGACTACCTGCGTCCCCTGGGCGGCACCACCCATGACGCCCAGCCCTGA
- a CDS encoding DoxX family protein, which translates to MRPTPAASWGLLLLRVVLGVTFVLHGWQKVSEWGMAGTAEGFEGMGVPAPAVSAVLAAAVELLGGLALVLGVLIRIAGVLLALDMVGALVLVHASAGFFAADGVSSTSWCLPPRRWPWR; encoded by the coding sequence GTGCGCCCCACCCCCGCCGCCTCGTGGGGTCTGCTGCTCCTGCGGGTGGTGCTGGGCGTCACCTTCGTGCTGCACGGCTGGCAGAAGGTCTCCGAGTGGGGCATGGCCGGCACCGCCGAGGGCTTCGAGGGCATGGGTGTGCCCGCGCCCGCGGTCTCGGCCGTGCTCGCCGCAGCGGTGGAGCTGCTGGGCGGGCTCGCGCTCGTCCTGGGGGTTCTCATCCGGATCGCGGGCGTGCTGCTGGCGCTGGACATGGTCGGTGCGCTGGTGCTCGTGCACGCCTCCGCCGGGTTCTTCGCGGCGGACGGGGTGTCGAGTACGTCCTGGTGCTTGCCGCCGCGGCGCTGGCCCTGGCGCTGA
- a CDS encoding type II secretion system F family protein, with product MSAFVGAVLGAGVFLVWWSCWTRPPVQRTRHARTGRFRTLLLQADLPGISLGAFIGLSLLLAGVAGVLVLALTSAAVFGLCVFLVTLWVPLWFVRRRAHRRTAVLREVWPDVVDHLRSAIRAGMGLPEALMQLQYRGPEPLRPAFARFAADYRASGQLHGSLTMLKQRLADPVADNIVEALRVTREVGGTDLGKLLGTLSEFLRENERTRSELEARQSWTVNAARLSVAAPWLILGLMATQPAAVQAYNTPAGAVVLLGGLAVSVAAYQLMLRLGALPTERRVLR from the coding sequence GTGAGCGCGTTCGTGGGCGCGGTGCTGGGGGCCGGGGTGTTCCTCGTCTGGTGGTCGTGCTGGACGCGGCCACCCGTGCAGCGGACCCGGCACGCCAGGACCGGCCGGTTCCGCACCCTGCTGCTGCAGGCGGACCTGCCGGGGATCTCGCTCGGCGCCTTCATCGGACTGAGCCTGCTGCTCGCGGGGGTGGCCGGGGTGCTGGTGCTCGCCCTGACCTCGGCTGCGGTCTTCGGCCTGTGCGTCTTCCTGGTGACCCTCTGGGTCCCCCTATGGTTCGTGCGGCGCCGGGCCCACCGCCGCACCGCGGTGCTGCGCGAGGTGTGGCCGGACGTGGTGGACCACCTGCGCTCGGCCATCCGCGCGGGCATGGGGCTGCCGGAGGCCCTGATGCAGCTGCAGTACCGCGGCCCGGAACCGCTGCGCCCGGCCTTCGCCCGGTTCGCCGCCGACTACCGGGCCAGCGGTCAGCTCCACGGCTCGCTCACCATGCTCAAGCAGCGCCTCGCGGATCCCGTGGCGGACAACATCGTGGAGGCCCTGCGGGTCACCCGTGAGGTCGGGGGAACGGACCTGGGCAAGCTGCTGGGCACCCTCTCCGAGTTCCTGCGCGAGAACGAGCGGACCCGCAGCGAGCTCGAGGCCCGCCAGTCGTGGACGGTCAACGCCGCGCGGCTCTCCGTGGCCGCCCCGTGGCTGATCCTCGGCCTCATGGCCACCCAGCCCGCGGCCGTCCAGGCCTACAACACCCCGGCGGGCGCGGTGGTGCTGCTCGGCGGACTGGCGGTGTCCGTGGCGGCCTACCAGCTCATGCTCCGCCTCGGCGCGCTGCCCACCGAACGGCGGGTGCTGCGATGA
- a CDS encoding type II secretion system F family protein yields the protein MNVPLTSALLGLVLALGLRLLLGAVKAVGAPSFADRIAPQLRAAELAGGYDGGGWHARRARGRSLTGAAGSAAMSWILQRAAPLFSNTEVLARRLVRDGSRKDVMDYRAEQVLCAVAGGVLGGVGGIALVLRAEVSVAIVAVGVVLGAGCGVWLRNNLLSRSIRRREKLMVAEFPAIAELMALAVGAGESTVGALERVCRVAEGELSGEFRAVLAQTRAGSGLTTALQDFSARTDVVALGRFVDGIVVAIERGTPLAEVLRAQAQDVRDHDKRVLMEVAGKKEIAMLVPVVFFILPLSVAFAVFPGLAVLDLGF from the coding sequence ATGAACGTCCCGCTGACCTCGGCGCTGCTCGGACTCGTGCTGGCCCTCGGCCTGAGGCTGCTGCTGGGCGCCGTGAAGGCCGTGGGCGCACCCAGCTTTGCGGACCGGATCGCACCCCAGCTGCGCGCCGCGGAGCTGGCCGGGGGGTACGACGGCGGCGGGTGGCACGCGAGGCGCGCCCGCGGACGCTCCCTGACCGGTGCCGCCGGCAGCGCCGCGATGTCCTGGATCCTGCAGCGGGCGGCGCCGCTGTTCTCCAACACGGAGGTGCTTGCCCGCAGGCTCGTGCGGGACGGCTCGCGCAAGGACGTCATGGACTACCGGGCGGAGCAGGTGCTGTGCGCGGTCGCGGGTGGTGTGCTCGGCGGCGTCGGGGGCATCGCCCTCGTGCTGCGGGCCGAGGTCAGCGTGGCGATCGTGGCCGTGGGCGTCGTCCTGGGCGCGGGCTGCGGCGTGTGGCTGCGCAACAACCTGCTCAGCCGCAGCATCCGCCGGCGCGAGAAGCTCATGGTCGCGGAGTTCCCCGCGATCGCCGAGCTCATGGCCCTCGCGGTGGGAGCGGGGGAGAGCACCGTGGGGGCGCTGGAGAGGGTATGCCGCGTGGCCGAGGGGGAGCTGTCCGGGGAGTTCCGCGCCGTGCTCGCCCAGACGCGCGCGGGCTCCGGTCTCACCACCGCCCTGCAGGACTTCTCCGCACGCACCGACGTGGTTGCGCTGGGGCGTTTCGTGGACGGCATCGTGGTGGCCATCGAGCGCGGCACGCCGCTCGCCGAGGTGCTGCGCGCGCAGGCCCAGGACGTCCGGGACCACGACAAGCGTGTGCTCATGGAGGTGGCGGGCAAGAAGGAGATCGCGATGCTCGTGCCCGTGGTGTTCTTCATCCTCCCGCTGAGCGTGGCGTTCGCGGTGTTCCCGGGGCTGGCCGTGCTGGACCTCGGATTCTGA
- a CDS encoding tape measure protein has protein sequence MTFVAEFIDRLTGPSTKAKKAVEDLGKASENAAKTTDGANKRVEQSERRRAKTARDTAATVAGSERRRTRATQDTTRATERGARAQSKAAQATAQAIQAHGRRANRELGATRSSANRTASALQSMATRGAADLGFLSGAWGRTATSVERSSRRMHRATGLVRAQGMAKDWNSAMDSIVRRTAGSVSEVENTLSSMGSKAKMGGALVGGMALAGGAKRIADVQQADVVMETMGMSDKDRGNMMGQFKGLAQDTPFSTGSIAALGSGLISSGMDQSKVHDALQGAIDTSATYGMSLEEMALPLKQIQAKGKAQGDDMMQLMDRNIPMMDWIAKQKGVDKSQVQDLVSKGQVSADDVFSALAANSEGGAEKAAGTLKGSFTNFTSSLSQAGEAFLSPMTDDLTDFLQVAKESVNSMKPALSVLGEFGGILLKVLKPTLPVLIPLIAAGGAAFTAYRSVKTATALLGFFAGRRGVGGVVEALLGSRGATALTSIFGGELRSTGRHAKSSTRQLGGLTDMLGNTTRKMDRGAFSAKGLAKNFGLAAAAAGGLAAAGAGMEGLNKLNADLNPSGAENSIATGGDVNAEMKGKDWANKNGSILGGTMSGVNGIGDVINKKQNMGWGDKATGWLGHGAGKILHYGSFGAIPEYKDGWDKAFDSLTEQDNALASLVGTPGAGQRWNSILGDAHRAGVSDSDTLAAFPNYKAAVTDRLSNLTPPVKADDNTLLQYMGNTSGYRKGGFTGMGAGSAVAGLVHRNEYVMPEAVTSRPGMLPALRQIHRTGEVPGARSASNVRHGDVIDQSMHVQVSANTAQDAAVIKAELERFLAQRERRAANRHGTRELRGAH, from the coding sequence ATGACATTCGTCGCCGAGTTCATCGACCGGCTCACCGGCCCCTCCACGAAAGCCAAAAAGGCTGTAGAGGACCTCGGCAAAGCCAGCGAGAACGCGGCCAAGACCACCGACGGCGCGAACAAACGGGTGGAGCAGTCCGAACGGCGCCGCGCCAAGACCGCACGGGACACCGCCGCCACGGTCGCAGGCAGCGAGCGCCGCAGGACCCGCGCCACCCAGGACACCACCCGGGCCACCGAACGCGGTGCACGCGCCCAGTCCAAGGCCGCGCAGGCAACCGCCCAGGCGATCCAGGCACACGGGCGGCGCGCCAACCGTGAACTGGGCGCCACACGGTCCTCAGCGAACCGGACCGCGAGCGCCCTGCAGTCCATGGCGACCCGTGGGGCCGCTGACCTGGGATTCCTCAGCGGCGCATGGGGGCGGACCGCGACCAGCGTGGAACGCTCCTCCCGCCGGATGCACCGGGCCACCGGGCTCGTGCGCGCCCAAGGCATGGCGAAGGACTGGAACTCCGCGATGGACTCCATCGTGCGCCGCACCGCCGGGTCTGTCTCCGAAGTCGAGAACACGCTCAGCAGCATGGGGTCCAAAGCGAAGATGGGCGGCGCGCTCGTGGGCGGCATGGCGCTCGCCGGGGGCGCGAAACGCATCGCTGACGTGCAGCAGGCCGACGTGGTCATGGAGACCATGGGCATGTCCGACAAGGACCGCGGGAACATGATGGGCCAGTTCAAGGGCCTCGCCCAGGACACCCCGTTCTCCACCGGTTCTATTGCCGCTCTCGGGTCCGGGCTGATCTCATCCGGCATGGACCAGTCCAAGGTCCATGACGCGCTGCAGGGCGCTATCGACACGTCCGCGACCTACGGCATGTCCCTCGAAGAGATGGCGCTGCCGTTGAAGCAGATTCAAGCCAAGGGCAAAGCCCAGGGCGACGACATGATGCAGCTCATGGACCGCAACATCCCCATGATGGATTGGATCGCGAAGCAGAAGGGCGTGGACAAGTCCCAGGTCCAGGACCTCGTGTCCAAGGGCCAGGTGTCTGCGGACGACGTGTTCTCAGCGCTCGCCGCTAACTCGGAGGGCGGCGCGGAGAAGGCTGCTGGGACGTTGAAGGGGTCGTTCACGAACTTCACGTCCAGCCTGTCCCAGGCCGGGGAAGCGTTCCTCTCCCCCATGACCGATGACCTCACCGACTTCTTGCAGGTCGCCAAGGAGTCGGTGAACAGTATGAAGCCCGCACTGTCCGTGCTCGGCGAGTTCGGTGGGATCCTGCTGAAGGTCCTCAAACCCACCCTGCCCGTGCTGATCCCCTTGATCGCCGCAGGCGGGGCGGCGTTCACCGCCTACCGGTCCGTGAAGACGGCCACAGCGCTGCTCGGGTTCTTCGCCGGGCGCCGTGGTGTGGGCGGTGTGGTCGAGGCGCTCCTGGGCAGCCGTGGGGCCACAGCCCTCACCAGCATCTTCGGTGGGGAGCTCCGCTCCACCGGCCGGCACGCGAAGTCCTCAACCCGTCAACTTGGCGGGCTCACCGACATGCTCGGCAATACCACCCGGAAGATGGACCGGGGCGCGTTCTCCGCGAAGGGTCTCGCCAAGAACTTCGGTCTCGCCGCCGCTGCCGCGGGTGGTCTCGCCGCCGCGGGGGCTGGCATGGAGGGCCTGAACAAGCTGAACGCGGACCTGAACCCCTCGGGTGCGGAGAACAGCATCGCCACCGGCGGTGATGTGAACGCCGAGATGAAGGGCAAGGACTGGGCCAACAAGAACGGGTCCATCCTGGGTGGCACTATGTCCGGGGTCAACGGTATCGGCGACGTCATCAACAAGAAGCAGAACATGGGGTGGGGTGACAAGGCCACCGGTTGGCTGGGCCACGGGGCCGGCAAAATCCTCCACTACGGGTCCTTCGGCGCGATCCCCGAGTACAAGGACGGGTGGGACAAAGCGTTCGACAGTCTCACCGAACAGGACAATGCGCTCGCCAGCCTGGTGGGCACCCCTGGCGCGGGGCAACGCTGGAACTCCATCCTCGGGGACGCTCACCGGGCCGGGGTGTCCGACAGCGACACACTCGCCGCGTTCCCTAACTACAAGGCCGCGGTCACGGACCGGTTGTCGAACCTCACCCCACCGGTGAAGGCCGACGACAACACTCTGCTGCAGTACATGGGCAACACGTCCGGGTACCGCAAGGGCGGGTTCACCGGCATGGGTGCGGGTAGTGCAGTGGCGGGCCTGGTGCACCGCAACGAGTACGTGATGCCCGAAGCCGTAACCTCCCGCCCGGGGATGCTCCCAGCCCTCCGCCAGATCCACCGCACCGGGGAGGTGCCCGGCGCTCGCAGTGCGTCCAACGTCCGGCACGGGGATGTGATCGACCAGAGCATGCACGTGCAGGTGTCCGCGAACACGGCCCAGGACGCGGCGGTCATCAAGGCCGAACTGGAGCGGTTCTTGGCTCAGCGGGAGCGCCGGGCGGCAAACCGGCACGGTACCCGTGAGCTGCGGGGCGCGCACTGA
- a CDS encoding recombinase family protein: MDAVIYARISRDAEGTSLGVNRQLEDCRQAASARGWTVVHEYVENDTSATRAKVRPQYQQMLRDLANGIAGALIVWDVDRLTRTPRELEDVIDLADAHSIALVSIGGEIDLATPQGRMTARIKGSVARHETDQMARRIRRKQRERAEQGLPNGLCPFGWRRVYDDQGRRAGSRDVAYAPEAEQIRDGVSRLLAGESVRSIAMRWNTEGLPTQRGNGWRTGTVRQTLRRAANAGLREHKGEIFPSDVIEPLITEDELHRVRALLADPGRRVQHGTTPAYLLTGIAECGRCGGKMRYLKPRGRHNIPSYGCRDCTRVARSMGLVDAVVEGAILGRLQRPDVLETLPTMDPKRGDDLRSQAEALEAKLSEAADLFTAGTITGEQLSRITAGVRPQLERTRAQLADLTPASAAAAIAGDDAVARWEDATLLVKREIVDTLMTVTILPAGPGRGRDPESVKIEWKA, encoded by the coding sequence ATGGACGCTGTCATCTACGCCCGCATCAGCCGTGACGCTGAGGGCACAAGCCTGGGTGTGAACCGTCAGCTCGAGGACTGTCGGCAGGCCGCGAGCGCCCGCGGGTGGACCGTGGTCCATGAGTACGTGGAGAACGACACCTCCGCCACCCGGGCGAAGGTCCGTCCCCAGTACCAGCAGATGCTCCGGGACCTCGCCAACGGGATCGCCGGCGCGCTCATAGTGTGGGACGTTGACCGGCTTACCCGCACACCCCGCGAGCTCGAGGACGTGATCGACCTAGCGGACGCCCACAGCATCGCGCTGGTGTCCATCGGCGGGGAGATCGACCTTGCAACTCCACAAGGCCGAATGACGGCCCGGATCAAGGGCAGTGTGGCGCGGCATGAGACGGACCAGATGGCGCGACGTATCCGCCGTAAGCAGCGTGAACGGGCCGAGCAGGGCCTCCCTAATGGGCTGTGCCCGTTCGGGTGGCGCCGGGTCTACGACGACCAGGGACGCCGTGCAGGGAGCCGTGACGTGGCGTATGCGCCCGAGGCGGAGCAGATCCGCGACGGGGTATCACGACTGCTTGCCGGTGAATCGGTCAGGTCCATCGCCATGCGGTGGAACACGGAGGGGTTACCCACTCAGCGGGGCAACGGATGGAGGACTGGCACGGTCCGGCAGACCCTCCGGCGGGCCGCGAACGCCGGGCTCCGCGAGCACAAGGGTGAGATTTTTCCCTCCGACGTGATTGAACCGCTCATCACCGAGGACGAGTTGCACCGGGTACGGGCGCTCCTGGCGGACCCGGGGCGCCGGGTGCAGCACGGCACCACCCCCGCCTACCTATTGACGGGGATCGCCGAGTGCGGCCGGTGCGGCGGCAAGATGCGCTACTTGAAGCCACGAGGGCGCCACAACATCCCGTCCTACGGGTGCCGAGACTGCACCAGGGTGGCCCGCTCCATGGGCCTAGTGGACGCCGTGGTGGAGGGCGCGATCCTGGGGCGCCTGCAACGCCCTGACGTGCTCGAGACCCTGCCCACCATGGACCCGAAACGCGGGGACGACCTGCGCTCGCAGGCCGAGGCGCTCGAGGCGAAGCTGTCAGAGGCTGCGGATCTGTTCACGGCTGGCACGATCACTGGTGAGCAGCTGTCCAGGATCACGGCTGGGGTCCGCCCCCAGTTGGAGAGGACCCGGGCGCAGTTGGCGGACCTGACACCGGCGAGCGCCGCGGCCGCGATAGCTGGTGATGATGCGGTGGCCCGCTGGGAGGACGCCACCCTGCTGGTGAAGCGGGAGATCGTGGACACCTTGATGACGGTGACCATCCTGCCCGCGGGGCCGGGCCGGGGACGAGACCCCGAATCCGTGAAGATCGAATGGAAGGCATGA
- a CDS encoding pilus assembly protein TadG-related protein: protein MRAVAPGTRARSADPEDPDAGQTTVVLIGFALVSLLLVVTVLAITSVYVGERQLQSLADRAAGAAADTFTTVDRSGGGPPTPVLTNDAVAGAAASYLGTVGAFQDVSSLAVGAPTGSTDGTTARVTLTAVVHPPVVNVIVPAGVPISATGDARAVMRR from the coding sequence GTGCGGGCGGTCGCTCCGGGCACCCGGGCCCGGAGTGCGGACCCCGAGGACCCGGACGCGGGGCAGACCACCGTGGTGCTGATCGGTTTTGCGCTCGTGAGCCTGCTGCTGGTGGTCACGGTCCTGGCGATCACGAGCGTGTACGTGGGCGAACGCCAGCTGCAGTCGTTGGCGGACCGCGCCGCGGGTGCGGCGGCGGACACCTTCACCACCGTGGACCGCTCGGGCGGCGGGCCGCCCACGCCCGTGCTCACGAACGACGCCGTGGCCGGGGCCGCGGCCAGCTACCTCGGCACCGTGGGGGCGTTCCAGGACGTCAGCAGCCTGGCGGTCGGTGCGCCCACGGGCTCCACGGACGGCACCACCGCGCGGGTCACCCTCACCGCCGTGGTCCACCCGCCGGTGGTCAACGTGATCGTCCCGGCCGGGGTCCCCATCTCGGCCACGGGGGATGCGCGCGCCGTCATGCGGCGCTGA